CGCGAGAAGAGCCCGCCCGATCCCCGTGCCCCACACCTCCGGCAGGGCGTAGAGGGCGGCCAGTTCGGCCGTGGTCCGCCCGTCGAAGGTGCCGTCCGGCCAGGCCCGGAGGCTGGAGAACGCCCGTACCCGCCCGTCGGGTCCCGTCTCGACCAGGACCGTGGGCCGTTCCGGGGCGGCGAGGCGGGCCCGCCAGACGGCGGTGCGCTCCTCGACGTCCAGGGTGTCCAGGTAGGCGGCGGGCAGCAGGTCGCGGTAGGCGGCCCGCCAGGACAGCACGTGCGCGGCGGCGATCCCCGCCGCGTCCTCGGCGAGGGCTTCTCGAATCGGCATGTCGCATTGTCGGCCGGACGCCGCCCCCGCCGCCTCGCAATTACGGCCCGCCCTCCGCACCCGCCATCACACTTCCGGCCCCCCTGCCGCGGCCGGCTCCGCACCTGCGGCGAGCAGGGTCGTCAGGCCGTCCGGACCGACCTGACGAACCCCCTGTTTCAGCACCGTGAACGGGCCGTCCGGACGGCCTCCGCGCCCCTAGGATCGGCCGCGCCGCCGCCCGGTGGTGCGCCTCTCCCACGTGCCGAGGAGTCCCGTGCCGAACTCGCCCGCGCCCGCCCGCCGTTCCGTGCTGAAGGTCCTCGCGGCGGCCCCGGCGGTCTCCGCCCTCGGCGGGCTCGCCACCGCCACCCCCGCCACCGCCGCGCCCGCCCCCGCCGCCCTACCTGGACACGCGCCCGGGCCCGCCGCCCCCCTCGCCGCGCCCGGCATCGTCAAGGCCCTCCCGGCCGAGCACTTCACCGTCCGGGGCACCAACGCCGAGGCGCGCTTCGACGGCTTCGGGGACACCGGCCTCCTCACCCCCGTGGACCGCTTCTTCGTCCGGAACCACACCACCACCCCCGTCCTCGACGCCGCCGACTGGCGCCTGACCCTCTGGGGCGACGGTCTCCACGGCCGCGCCCCGGTCCACTTCACCTACGGACAGCTCCGGGACCTGCCCTCCGTCACCCGAACGGCCCTGATCGAGTGCGCCGGCAACGGCCGCAGCCTCTACACGAGCCAGCAGGGCGAGCCGGTCACCGGCACCGCCTGGACCCTCGGGGCCGTCGGAGCCGCCCGCTGGCGCGGGGTGCGCCTCGCCGACGTGCTGCGACGGGCCGGGATCGCCCGCGACGCGGTAGCCCTCCAGCCGCGCGGCCTCGACGACCCGTACGTCTCCGGCGGGATCGACTACGGCCGGGTCCGCCGCCCGCTGCCGGTCGCCAAGGCCTTCGACGACGTGATCCTCGCGTACGAGATGAACGGCGAGCCCCTCCCGTACGACCACGGCCACCCGGTACGGCTCGTCGTGCCCTCCTGGGTCGGCATCGCCTCCATCAAATGGCTCGGCGACATCGAGGTCTCCACCCGCCCGCTCACCTCGCCCTGGTCCACGGACTGGTACCGCCTCTTCGGCGACGCCCACCCGGCCGGCGGCAGCGCCCCGATCAGCCGCCAGACGGTCAAGTCCGGCTACCAGCTGCCCTTCGGCGCCACCCTGGAGGCCGGCCGTGCCCACCGGCTGACCGGCAGGGCCTGGTCCGCGCACGCGCCCGTTCGGACGGTCGAGGTGTCCACCGACGGCGGCGCGCACTGGCGGCGGGCCCACCTCCACGACATCCCGCGGCGGGACGGCTGGGTCCGGTGGAGCACCCCTTGGCTCCCGCGCGCCACGGGGCCGGTCACCCTGCTCTCCCGGACCACCGACACCGCCGGTAACACCCAGCCCGAGCGGGCCGTCCACAACACCCAGGGCTATCTCTTCAACGCCGTCGTGCGTCACCCCGTGACCGTCGCCTGAAGCGACGCCTGGAGCGGCGGAACCGGCCGAACCTTCGTATAAAGGGCACGGGGGTGCCGTGCCGGCGCCCCCGTGCGCTCAGGAGGTACGGGACATGCGGCAGACGGCTCCGGACGGCCGCGGCCCGGTGCGCTACGGCCCTCCCGCCCCCGACACCGGCCTTCCCGTCCTGCCGGGACTCGCCGGGCTCCTCGCCGCCGCCGCCGGACGGACCACCCCCGAGCCGCCCGGCGGCGGCCCCGTCCTGCGCGAGGCCGCCGCCGGCTACTGGTGGCGCCGCGGCCTGCGCACCCACCCCGAGGACGTCGTGGCCGGCCCCGGCGCCCCCGCGCTGCTGCTCGCCCTGATCGCCGCCCACGGCGGCGACCTCCTGCTGCCCCGGCCCTGCCCCGCCTGGTGGACCCCGCAAGCCCGCCTCCTCGGCCGCCCGGCCTACCACGTGCCGACCCCCGCCGAGGCGGGCGGCGTCCCCGACCCGTACGCCCTCCTGGAGACCGTCCGGCGGATCCGCGCCGAGGGCGGCACCCCGCGCGTCCTCCTGCTCTCCGTCGCCGACGACCCCACCGCCACGGTCGC
This sequence is a window from Streptomyces sp. NBC_00691. Protein-coding genes within it:
- a CDS encoding GNAT family N-acetyltransferase, with product MPIREALAEDAAGIAAAHVLSWRAAYRDLLPAAYLDTLDVEERTAVWRARLAAPERPTVLVETGPDGRVRAFSSLRAWPDGTFDGRTTAELAALYALPEVWGTGIGRALLAASTEAVVAAGFRTAALWVFAGNARGRRFYEAAGWRADGEAVREETGGRVLEELRYRRDLFT
- a CDS encoding sulfite oxidase translates to MPNSPAPARRSVLKVLAAAPAVSALGGLATATPATAAPAPAALPGHAPGPAAPLAAPGIVKALPAEHFTVRGTNAEARFDGFGDTGLLTPVDRFFVRNHTTTPVLDAADWRLTLWGDGLHGRAPVHFTYGQLRDLPSVTRTALIECAGNGRSLYTSQQGEPVTGTAWTLGAVGAARWRGVRLADVLRRAGIARDAVALQPRGLDDPYVSGGIDYGRVRRPLPVAKAFDDVILAYEMNGEPLPYDHGHPVRLVVPSWVGIASIKWLGDIEVSTRPLTSPWSTDWYRLFGDAHPAGGSAPISRQTVKSGYQLPFGATLEAGRAHRLTGRAWSAHAPVRTVEVSTDGGAHWRRAHLHDIPRRDGWVRWSTPWLPRATGPVTLLSRTTDTAGNTQPERAVHNTQGYLFNAVVRHPVTVA